The segment TCCTCCGGCACCGCATAACGCTGCTTCGCCAGCTCATAGCTGAGCTCATAATCATCACTCAGCTTTTTCAAAATGTTCTCCAGCTCCACATCCAGCCGGTTTACACCGATTTCCGTCTGTCTCAGCTGGTCCTCTACAAACTTCAGCTGATTGCGCTGCTCCCGGGTCTCATTCTCGGCCAGCTCCAGCTTCTGGCTCAGCTGCGCCCTTGAAGCCCGCTTAAACTCCAGCTGCTCTGCCGCTTCTTCCTTCTTCAAGCGGTAGTGGTTCAGATTCTCGGTTTGCTTCACACTTTCTAGCGCATTTTGCTCCAGCTCAGCGGTTACAGAGGTTAGCATTTCCCGGTTTTGGCGATGCTCCCGGCCATGGTTGCTGACATCGGACCTCAGGCGCTTGAAGCTCTCCTCCAGTGAGAAGATTTCCTGGTCGAGCTTGCCCTCGCGAACCTTCATAGAAGTCAGACTGCCCTGCAGCTCCTCCTTGGCGGATTCATTCGCTTTGCGGGCGAACGCCGCTGCCTGGATCGCCTGGTGCGTCTGTTTTTCTTTCTCCTCCAGCTCAGCCAGCAGCTTGACTGCCCGCTCCCGGGCGTCTCCGATCTCCTTCGCTTCCTGCTCCTGGCCGCTCTTCTCCTGGCCCGCGAGCTCGGCCTGCTCCAGAACATGGCGCAGCTCATGCTCCAGCTGCTTTCGGTCACTTGCAGCCTGCTGCTCTTCCAGACGCCGCTCATCTCCGTCACGACGCAGCTGGTCGAGTTTCTCCTGAGCCTCAGTCATCTGCCGCCGCACCTTGTCAATGCCTTGGCGAAGCTTGGACAGCTGAGCCTCTGACTCCTGGATTTCCTGATCCAGACTATCCAGCTGGCGTTTACGACCCAGTAAATTATTGCTTTTCTTGTGGTGACTGCCCCCGGTCATGGAGCCCCCGGCGTTGACCACATCTCCCTCCAGGGTAACCACCCGGTATCTGTAATGAAACCTGGCGGCAATCTTGTTCGCCTGCTCCAGCGTTTCAGCAATGACCACATTGCCCAGCAGGCTGCCAACAATGCTGCTATATGCGGGGTCAAACTTTACAAGCTCTGAGCCAAAGCCTACAAAGCCCTGCTCACCTTCAGCCAGCGACCGGTCCTGAGAGGATACCTGCCTTGGACGGATGACGTCCAAAGGAAGGAAGGTGGCCCGCCCCAGCTGACGCTGCTTTAGAAACTGGATCGCCTGGCGCGACACGGCTTCATTTTCCATTACGATATGCTGTACGGAAACTCCCAGTGCTGTTTCCATGGCAAGCTCCAGCTTCTCCGGCACTGTGATCAGCTCCGCAACTGCCCCATGAACACCCAATAGTGCCGACTTGCGCGCGGCCTTGAGAACCTCCTTGACGCCGAGCATAAACCCGTCAAAGTCATCCTGCATCTCCTGCATAGTATCGCGTCTTGCGATTTGGGCCTCCCGCTTCTGCTCCCATTTACGGAGCGCCTGCTGACTTTCGTCCACCAGCTTCTTCAGCGAGTGGTATCTCTCGCTCTCCGATATGTAGCCGCCCCGAAGCTCCGCAATCTCCTTCGCACAGCGCTCGATGCTGCGCTCAATGTCTTCTTTGCGCTGAAGCAGCTGTTCCTTCTGCTCATCCCATTTTCCGGATTCCTCCTGCGCCCGGCTCATTCGCTTCTCCAGCGCTTCCATTCGCTGATCTGCGTACCGGATTTCATTGCGAGCCTGTGCCATTTGGTTCATCAGCTCCAGCAGGCTGCCCTTCAGGCTCTCCTCCTGCTGCTGACTGATACCTCCGTTAACCCCCACGAGCTTGGCTTCTTCGGCAGAGAGGCTGTCCCGAAGCTGGGAAAGCTCCTGGTGCAGCGACTTCAGCTTCTC is part of the Paenibacillus algicola genome and harbors:
- the smc gene encoding chromosome segregation protein SMC, whose protein sequence is MFLKRIELAGFKSFADKTEMDFVRGITAVVGPNGSGKSNISDGIRWVLGEQSAKSLRGGKMEDIIFAGSDARKAVNYGEVSLTLDNADHVLPLDFSEVTVTRRVHRSGDSEYLINRQPCRLKDITELFMDTGIGKEAYSIIGQGRIEEILSTRSEDRRGIFEEASGIVKYKSRKKESVRKLDETEQNLLRIHDLVTELEDQIGPLKEQSAKAMRYKELKEQLKYKEISLYVYQIEQIHTAWSEAGEKLELLKQEQLSLSTVVSAHDAKLESDRLALKQLEEEVEGIQSQLLQFSQSYEKSEGYAEVLKERRRNLERTKEQLTSSVDQGDSRLSERQAELVFMEEKLKSLHQELSQLRDSLSAEEAKLVGVNGGISQQQEESLKGSLLELMNQMAQARNEIRYADQRMEALEKRMSRAQEESGKWDEQKEQLLQRKEDIERSIERCAKEIAELRGGYISESERYHSLKKLVDESQQALRKWEQKREAQIARRDTMQEMQDDFDGFMLGVKEVLKAARKSALLGVHGAVAELITVPEKLELAMETALGVSVQHIVMENEAVSRQAIQFLKQRQLGRATFLPLDVIRPRQVSSQDRSLAEGEQGFVGFGSELVKFDPAYSSIVGSLLGNVVIAETLEQANKIAARFHYRYRVVTLEGDVVNAGGSMTGGSHHKKSNNLLGRKRQLDSLDQEIQESEAQLSKLRQGIDKVRRQMTEAQEKLDQLRRDGDERRLEEQQAASDRKQLEHELRHVLEQAELAGQEKSGQEQEAKEIGDARERAVKLLAELEEKEKQTHQAIQAAAFARKANESAKEELQGSLTSMKVREGKLDQEIFSLEESFKRLRSDVSNHGREHRQNREMLTSVTAELEQNALESVKQTENLNHYRLKKEEAAEQLEFKRASRAQLSQKLELAENETREQRNQLKFVEDQLRQTEIGVNRLDVELENILKKLSDDYELSYELAKQRYAVPEDVPAVQLEVRELKRDISSLGEVNLGAIEEYQRVNERYQFLHEQKEDLIEAKTTLYQVIKEMDDEMSRRFKTTFDAIRKEFVTVFAKLFGGGRADLILMDPERMLETGIDIVAQPPGKKLQNLQLLSGGERALTAMALLFSILQVKPVPFCVLDEVEAALDEANVVRFARYLREFSEQTQFIVVTHRKGTMEEADVLYGVTMEEGGVSKLVSVKLENEEAVIA